The following are from one region of the Mauremys reevesii isolate NIE-2019 linkage group 2, ASM1616193v1, whole genome shotgun sequence genome:
- the LOC120397358 gene encoding trichohyalin-like: protein MGTMNPRTVHSEIQNLAKLNQGFINSEDRRFLRESVVSMENPMSPTSSHTAAGEMVREADKVLKEARNKENDLETDAEEVIEPDQDDRQEMIDQNLQLTDEMTKQANEKNREAFDVLCKGELQKAIDLFSDAIKLNPYLVNSYTNRANVFVHLQKPNAAISDCNRAIELNPNLAQPYKVRGKALQLLGLLEEASCDLALACKLDYDEDASNVVKEVQVRTQKNSEHKTKNEQKCQHRETLERVKRALAKESADTTWDQEKAQREKESCEEPESEESELEIDNEGVIEPDEDEPQEMGDETLKVTDEMMKQATEKKREAFDAVAKGELQRAVDLFTDAIKLNPRLTILYANRASVYVQLQKPNAAIRDCDRAININPDSAQPYKWRGKALQLLGYWQEAAEDLSLACQLDYDEETNAMLNEVQPRAQKITHHWRKYEQKQKEKRFKEALERMKKALEETGGAQLQIPEEQERDELEAWQEEERAQPQDTQKHERVKLQASWEQWGAHLKYSTVQEGALPVAHGDKENFQLKAQGRAESEEESSEEPESELETDNEGVIEPDEDEPQEMGDETLKVTDEMMKQAIEKKREAFVAVAKGELQRAVDLFTDAIKLNPRLTILYANRASVYVQLQKPNAAIRDCDRAININPDSAQPYKWRGKALRLLGYWQEAAKDLSLACQLDYDEETNAMLNEVQPRAQKITHHWRKYEQKCKEDEFKEMVERIKKVLEEQESAQKALEEQEIDEKAALEEQEKSMKEPETTEQIVLKEQEDNQQEPMEEQVRAQKKALKEQESVQPMDLEEQLIALQTELEEQLKTQQMELEEEERALLKLLEEQERTQKKVLEKQERTQMKALEELERAQQLALKELERAQKKVLEEQEKTQKAALEEQERAQKKSQKEKERAEKALEELARAHKMALKELEIAQKKGLEEHERAQQKALAEQKKAHMAMEELEKAHKKQEIAQKAALEEQRRAQKALEVLEREQRKAMEEQKRAQKKAMEEQEKAQKALEELARVQQQTLEEKERAQKKTREEQERAQKALEELVRAQKEALDEQERVQKKATEEQKRAKKALEELERAQKKALEELERAQKKALEEQERARTKALVEQDRAQKGLEELEKAQKKALEEQERARKKALEEQDRAQKGLEELEKAQKKALEELERAQKEVLWEQEKAQKKALEEQEKAQNKALEEQKRAQKALEKLERAQKKSLEELERVQKGFLEEQEKAQKKALEEQKRAQKALEKLERAQKNSLEELERVQKGFLEEQEKAQKKALEEQKRAQKALEKLERAQKNSLEELERVQKGVLDEPENAQKVALEEHEKAQKKVPEEEEEAQKEAPEEHEGTHKMLWEDLERAQKKDLEEWEKAHKKVCVEQEGDQEKDVEEQETATEQQLRAQKEPEHATSSLRPLAKSIWDYFESG, encoded by the coding sequence ATGGGTACCATGAATCCTAGGACAGTTCACAGTGAGATCCAGAACTTGGCAAAATTGAATCAGGGCTTTATAAATTCTGAAGATCGCCGCTTCCTTCGGGAATCAGTAGTGAGTATGGAAAATCCCATGTCTCCCACTTCAAGCCATACAGCTGCAGGTGAGATGGTCAGGGAGGCAGATAAGGTCCTGAAAGAGGCTAGGAACAAAGAGAATGATTTGGAAACTGATGCAGAGGAGGTGATTGAACCAGATCAAGATGATCGCCAAGAGATGATAGACCAAAACTTGCAGCTAACAGATGAGATGACAAAGCAGGCCAATGAAAAGAATAGGGAGGCCTTTGATGTCCTGTGTAAAGGTGAACTTCAGAAAGCAATTGACTTGTTCTCAGATGCCATCAAGCTGAATCCATACCTTGTCAACTCATATACTAACAGAGCCAATGTCTTTGTGCACCTGCAGAAACCAAATGCTGCCATTAGTGACTGTAACAGAGCCATAGAGCTCAACCCTAACTTAGCACAGCCCTACAAGGTGCGAGGAAAAGCactccagctcctggggctcttGGAAGAAGCATCTTGTGACCTGGCCTTGGCTTGCAAACTGGATTATGATGAAGATGCCAGTAATGTGGTAAAGGAAGTGCAGGTGAGAACCCAGAAGAATTctgaacacaaaacaaagaatgAGCAAAAATGTCAGCACAGGGAGACACTGGAGAGAGTGAAAAGGGCTCTGGCAAAAGAAAGCGCTGATACGACATGGGATCAGGAAAAAGCGCAGAGGGAGAAGGAGTCTTGTGAGGAGCCCGAGAGTGAGGAGAGTGAGTTGGAAATCGATAACGAGGGGGTGATTGAACCTGATGAGGATGAGCCCCAAGAGATGGGGGACGAGACTCTGAAGGTAACAGACGAAATGATGAAGCAGGCCACTGAAAAGAAGAGGGAGGCTTTTGATGCAGTGGCTAAAGGAGAACTTCAGAGAGCTGTTGATTTGTTCACAGATGCCATCAAACTGAACCCACGGCTTACGATTTTATATGCCAACCGAGCCAGTGTCTATGTGCAGTTGCAGAAGCCAAATGCTGCCATTAGAGACTGTGACAGAGCCATAAATATCAATCCTGACTCCGCACAGCCCTACAAGTGGCGAGGGAAAGCACTCCAGCTCCTGGGTTATTGGCAGGAGGCTGCCGAGGACCTCTCCTTGGCCTGTCAGCTGGATTATGATGAAGAGACCAATGCCATGCTGAATGAGGTGCAGCCAAGGGCCCAGAAAATCACCCACCACTGGAGAAAGTATGAGCAAAAGCAAAAGGAAAAGAGATTTAAGGAGGCCCTGGAGAGAATGAAGAAAGCCCTGGAGGAGACAGGGGGAGCTCAACTTCAGATACCTGAGGAACAGGAAAGAGATGAGCTTGAGGCCTGGCAAGAAGAGGAAAGAGCTCAGCCTCAGGATACCCAGAAACATGAAAGAGTTAAGCTTCAGGCCTCCTGGGAACAATGGGGTGCACATCTTAAATACTCTACAGTACAAGAAGGAGCTCTTCCAGTGGCCCATGGTGACAAGGAGAATTTCCAGCTGAAGGCCCAGGGGAGAGCTGAGAGTGAGGAAGAGTCCAGTGAGGAACCCGAGAGTGAGTTGGAGACTGATAACGAAGGAGTGATTGAACCCGATGAGGATGAGCCCCAAGAGATGGGGGACGAGACTCTGAAGGTAACAGACGAAATGATGAAGCAGGCCATTGAAAAGAAGAGGGAGGCTTTTGTTGCAGTGGCTAAAGGAGAACTTCAGAGAGCTGTTGATTTGTTCACAGATGCCATCAAACTGAACCCACGGCTTACGATTTTATATGCCAACCGAGCCAGTGTCTATGTGCAGTTGCAGAAGCCAAATGCTGCCATTAGAGACTGTGACAGAGCCATAAATATCAACCCTGACTCCGCACAGCCCTACAAGTGGCGAGGGAAAGCACTCCGACTCCTGGGTTACTGGCAGGAGGCTGCCAAGGACCTCTCCTTGGCCTGTCAGCTGGATTATGATGAAGAGACCAATGCCATGCTGAATGAGGTGCAGCCAAGGGCCCAGAAAATCACCCACCACTGGAGGAAGTATGAGCAAAAGTGCAAGGAAGATGAATTTAAGGAGATGGTAGAGAGGATAAAGAAAGTCTTGGAGGAGCAGGAGAGTGCTCAGAAAGCCCTGGAAGAACAGGAGATAGATGAGAAAGCAGCCctggaggaacaggagaaatCCATGAAGGAACCTGAGACAACTGAGCAGATAGTGCTGAAAGAACAGGAGGACAATCAACAGGAGCCAATGGAGGAACAAGTGAGAGCTCAGAAGAAGGCATTGAAAGAACAAGAGTCAGTTCAGCCGATGGATCTGGAGGAACAGTTGATAGCTTTGCAGACTGAGCTGGAAGAACAGTTGAAAACTCAGCAGATGGagctggaggaagaggagagagctCTGCTGAAGTTGCTGGAGGAACAGGAGAGGACCCAGAAGAAAGTGCTGGAAAAACAGGAGAGAACCCAGATGAAGGCTCTGGAAGAACTGGAAAGGGCTCAACAGCTGGCTCTGAAGGAACTGGAAAGAGCTCAGAAGAAGGTCTTAGAGGAACAGGAAAAAACTCAGAAGGCAGCCCTGGAAGAACAGGAGAGAGCTCAGAAGAAatcccagaaggaaaaggagagggcTGAGAAAGCCCTGGAGGAACTGGCAAGAGCTCATAAGATGGCCCTGAAGGAACTGGAGATTGCTCAGAAAAAAGGCCTGGAGGAAcatgaaagagcccagcagaaggcCTTGGCAGAACAAAAGAAAGCTCATATGGCTATGGAAGAACTGGAGAAAGCTCATAAGAAGCAAGAGATAGCACAGAAGGCTGCCCTCGAGGAGCAGAGGAGAGCTCAGAAGGCCCTAGAGGTACTGGAAAGAGAACAGAGAAAGGCCATGGAGGAGCAGAAGAGAGCTCAAAAGAAGGCCATGGAGGAACAGGAAAAAGCCCAGAAAGCCCTGGAGGAACTGGCCAGAGTTCAGCAGCAGACTCTAGAGGAAAAAGAGAGAGCTCAGAAGAAGACCAGAGAGGAACAGGAGAGAGCCCAGAAAGCCCTGGAGGAACtggtgagagctcagaaagaggCCCTAGATGAACAAGAGAGAGTTCAGAAGAAGGCTACAGAGGAACAGAAGAGGGCTAAAAAGGCCTTGGAGGAACTGGAGAGAGCTCAGAAAAAGGCCTTGGAGGAACTGGAGAGAGCTCAGAAAAAGGCCCTGGAGGAACAAGAGAGAGCTCGAACGAAAGCCCTGGTGGAACAGGATAGGGCTCAAAAAGGCCTGGAGGAACTGGAGAAAGCTCAGAAAAAGGCCCTGGAGGAACAAGAGAGAGCTCGAAAGAAAGCCCTGGAGGAACAGGATAGGGCTCAAAAAGGCCTGGAGGAACTGGAGAAAGCTCAGAAAAAAGCATTGGAGGAACTGGAGAGAGCTCAGAAAGAGGTACTGTGGGAACAAGAGAAAGCTCAGAAGAAAGCCCTGGAGGAACAAGAGAAAGCTCAAAATAAAGCTCTGGAGGAACAGAAGAGGGCTCAGAAAGCTCTGGAGAAACTAGAGAGAGCTCAGAAAAAATCCCTAGAGgagctggagagagttcagaaagggttcctggaggaacaagagaAAGCTCAGAAGAAAGCCCTGGAGGAACAGAAGAGGGCTCAGAAAgctctggagaaactggagagagCTCAGAAAAACTCTCTAGAGgagctggagagagttcagaaagggttcctggaggaacaagagaAAGCTCAGAAAAAAGCCCTGGAGGAACAGAAGAGGGCTCAGAAAgctctggagaaactggagagagCGCAGAAAAACTCCCTAGAGgagctggagagagttcag